A single uncultured Acetobacterium sp. DNA region contains:
- a CDS encoding AraC family transcriptional regulator, with product MEWMKAIGEAVDYIESHMTEDITTDDVANHVCISSFYFQKGFSMLCGYSIMEYIRNRRLALAGVALTNSDAKIIDIAMMYGYDSPDSFTKAFTRFHGSTPSQVRKDSNMIKSFAPLRLTISLKGGYLMDYKITKKDSFIILASAKEFSYENAKQEIPAFWQEHYASGKGQTVCGMFGINIDEEMGNEKFEYLIADVYNPLMDIPEGFITKTIPAFTWAVFPCKGAMPISIQNVNAKIFSEWLPTLKEYEFAAGYCVEMYDAPDKYPKGTQDENYYAEIWIPIKRK from the coding sequence ATGGAATGGATGAAAGCTATTGGCGAAGCGGTCGATTATATCGAAAGTCACATGACCGAAGATATTACGACAGATGATGTTGCAAATCATGTTTGTATATCGAGCTTCTATTTCCAAAAAGGATTTAGCATGTTATGTGGTTACTCAATAATGGAATATATCCGCAATCGCAGGCTGGCTCTGGCCGGAGTCGCATTAACGAATAGTGATGCTAAAATCATTGATATTGCAATGATGTACGGATATGATTCACCGGATAGTTTTACCAAAGCTTTTACTCGTTTTCACGGCAGCACACCTTCTCAGGTGCGAAAGGACAGTAATATGATTAAGTCCTTTGCACCGCTGAGATTAACAATATCTTTGAAAGGTGGTTATCTTATGGATTACAAGATTACAAAAAAAGACAGTTTTATTATTCTGGCTTCGGCAAAAGAATTTTCTTACGAGAATGCCAAACAGGAAATTCCCGCTTTCTGGCAGGAGCATTATGCATCGGGGAAAGGTCAGACGGTTTGTGGCATGTTTGGAATTAACATCGACGAGGAAATGGGCAATGAAAAATTTGAGTATTTGATCGCCGATGTTTACAATCCTCTTATGGATATTCCTGAAGGTTTTATTACCAAAACAATCCCGGCGTTCACCTGGGCAGTTTTTCCCTGTAAAGGAGCGATGCCGATTTCGATTCAAAATGTGAATGCAAAAATATTTTCGGAATGGCTACCCACATTAAAGGAGTATGAATTTGCCGCCGGTTACTGTGTTGAAATGTACGATGCGCCTGATAAATATCCCAAGGGAACACAGGATGAAAATTATTATGCGGAGATCTGGATTCCAATAAAAAGAAAATAA
- a CDS encoding GNAT family N-acetyltransferase, giving the protein MNTDFINLTTENLAGEHLCCIIRSKKAHPGIDAKRQWLSERLNEGHVFRKLNEKATVFIEYAPLETAWVPITGDNYYYLYCLWISGSHKGKGYGKSLLEYCLADAKEKGKSGICMLGAKKQKAWLSDQSFVKKFGFEVVDTTDNGYELLALSFDGTTPKFAHNVKTQAIESKELTIYYDMQCPYIYQNIEKIKQYCETNEVPVSLIQVDTLQKAKELPCVFNNWAVFYKGKFETVNLLDVAYLKRILKSG; this is encoded by the coding sequence ATGAATACTGATTTTATAAACTTAACAACAGAAAATCTTGCGGGTGAGCATTTATGCTGTATTATCCGCAGTAAAAAGGCCCATCCTGGTATTGACGCAAAGCGACAATGGCTGTCAGAGCGACTCAATGAAGGTCATGTCTTTAGAAAGTTAAATGAAAAAGCGACGGTTTTTATAGAATATGCGCCGCTGGAAACCGCTTGGGTGCCGATAACGGGTGACAACTATTATTATCTGTATTGTTTATGGATTTCTGGTAGTCACAAAGGAAAAGGGTATGGGAAATCGCTTTTGGAGTATTGTTTGGCTGATGCCAAAGAAAAGGGGAAATCCGGTATTTGTATGCTCGGAGCAAAAAAACAAAAAGCTTGGCTTTCGGATCAATCATTTGTGAAGAAGTTCGGCTTTGAGGTTGTTGATACCACCGATAATGGATATGAATTGCTGGCGCTTTCTTTTGACGGAACAACGCCAAAATTCGCACACAATGTTAAAACCCAAGCAATCGAGAGCAAAGAGCTCACCATTTATTATGATATGCAATGCCCCTATATCTATCAAAACATTGAGAAGATAAAACAGTATTGTGAAACAAATGAGGTTCCGGTATCTTTAATTCAAGTGGATACGCTCCAAAAAGCAAAGGAACTGCCGTGTGTTTTTAATAATTGGGCTGTGTTTTATAAAGGGAAATTTGAGACCGTGAATTTGTTAGATGTCGCCTATTTGAAGAGAATACTTAAATCAGGATGA
- a CDS encoding HAMP domain-containing sensor histidine kinase — MLIKKQEITALSDDIRKVIDGKEVDFRDNREGPWSILKNDISTLVRINNEQRNTAQRDRDLLVDYLADISHQLKTPLTSMLIMVDLLENAPADKQEEFVANIKISLTRMDWLVATLLKMTRLDSGAVEFSMAEISAGDLLKKAKQPLEVLLDVKNQTVELANDTALFCDRRWTAEALTNLLKNASEYSPMDSKITVNSGINPIYRWISVTDCGKGISKQKYPDLFKRFEYSQNENGYGIGLPLALSIVRGQNGDIEIDGGGKETGATFIIKFFK; from the coding sequence GTGCTGATTAAAAAGCAGGAAATCACAGCATTATCAGACGATATCCGCAAAGTCATCGATGGCAAAGAAGTCGATTTTCGGGACAACCGCGAGGGCCCATGGAGCATCTTGAAAAACGACATCAGCACCCTTGTGCGCATCAACAATGAACAGCGGAACACGGCGCAGCGTGATCGGGATTTACTGGTGGACTATCTTGCCGATATTTCGCACCAGCTGAAAACACCCCTTACCTCGATGCTGATTATGGTAGATTTACTGGAAAATGCACCTGCCGATAAGCAGGAGGAATTTGTCGCCAATATCAAAATTAGCCTCACCCGCATGGACTGGCTTGTTGCAACCCTACTGAAAATGACGCGGCTGGATTCCGGCGCAGTCGAATTTTCGATGGCGGAAATTTCGGCAGGCGACCTGTTAAAGAAAGCTAAACAGCCCTTGGAAGTCTTGCTCGATGTGAAAAATCAAACGGTCGAACTGGCCAATGATACCGCGCTGTTTTGTGATCGTCGCTGGACCGCAGAAGCCCTGACAAACCTGCTAAAAAACGCCTCGGAATATTCGCCGATGGACAGTAAGATCACCGTGAATAGCGGTATCAATCCCATTTACCGATGGATTTCCGTGACGGACTGTGGCAAAGGAATCTCGAAACAAAAGTATCCCGACCTTTTTAAGCGGTTTGAATATTCCCAAAACGAGAACGGGTATGGCATCGGACTGCCACTTGCGCTTTCCATAGTGCGCGGCCAAAACGGAGATATCGAAATTGACGGCGGCGGCAAGGAAACCGGTGCCACCTTCATCATAAAATTTTTCAAGTGA
- a CDS encoding YafY family protein produces the protein MKVDRLVSIIMILLDKKRICAQELADKFEVSPRTIYRDIGTINMAGIPVRGASGVGGGFEIMPEYKIDKKVFSTADLSAILMGLSSLSNMIRGDELVNALAKVKSFIPADRAKDIELKANQICIDLSPWMGNRNVQPYLEMIKTTLQESKLLSFEYADRYGNKTARTAEPYQLVLKSSHWYWQGYCHKRNDFRLFKLSRISNLQIQAESFTPRDYQKPQLDFVDLLATLQTKIKIRIHKSVMDRVLDYCPYEDFSPDGDAHFIVRFPFIENEYHYMILFSFGDKCECLEPLHIRSEMKRRIHDIAAIYES, from the coding sequence ATGAAAGTTGACAGGCTGGTTAGCATTATTATGATACTCCTTGATAAAAAGCGGATCTGCGCACAGGAGTTGGCAGATAAGTTTGAAGTTTCACCCCGCACAATCTACCGCGATATCGGCACGATCAACATGGCGGGTATTCCTGTTCGCGGGGCATCGGGAGTGGGCGGCGGCTTTGAAATCATGCCGGAATACAAGATTGATAAAAAGGTTTTTTCGACAGCCGATCTTTCCGCGATCTTGATGGGGCTTTCCAGTCTTTCTAACATGATCCGCGGTGATGAACTGGTAAACGCCCTTGCGAAAGTCAAGAGTTTTATCCCCGCCGACAGAGCGAAAGACATTGAATTAAAAGCAAATCAAATCTGTATCGATTTAAGTCCGTGGATGGGCAACCGGAACGTACAACCCTATTTAGAAATGATTAAAACAACCTTGCAGGAAAGCAAGCTACTTTCGTTTGAATATGCCGACCGCTACGGAAATAAAACCGCCCGAACAGCCGAACCGTATCAGCTTGTCTTGAAAAGTAGTCATTGGTATTGGCAAGGGTATTGCCATAAAAGAAATGATTTTCGCTTATTTAAACTATCCCGCATATCAAACCTACAAATACAAGCGGAATCTTTTACGCCACGAGATTATCAAAAACCACAGTTAGATTTTGTTGATCTTTTGGCAACGCTGCAAACAAAAATAAAAATTCGGATTCATAAATCTGTCATGGATCGGGTACTTGATTATTGCCCTTATGAAGACTTTTCGCCAGACGGTGATGCGCATTTCATTGTTCGTTTTCCTTTCATCGAGAACGAATACCATTACATGATTCTTTTCAGTTTTGGCGATAAATGCGAGTGTTTAGAACCATTACATATCCGCTCCGAAATGAAGCGTCGAATACATGATATCGCGGCCATATACGAAAGTTAA
- a CDS encoding response regulator transcription factor: protein MSNKQKGRKKVIPIQRILLVEDDLMIASGLAYALEQEQYAPFHCKDVNTACRAIETERFDLAILDLQLPDGTGFEISQKLKNTNTAIIFLTIVDDENKIVQAFENGAADYITKPFRLRELLARVKRTLNSGSGANQSQLVTLGKANIDTAAGKVFIGTAPVELTALEYRLLLTFAANKSQLLTRTQILESIWDNGGNFVEDNTLTVYIKRLRQKLGDAVSIETVRGVGYRAD from the coding sequence ATGAGTAACAAGCAGAAAGGCAGAAAGAAGGTGATTCCGATACAACGAATTTTATTGGTGGAAGACGATCTGATGATTGCATCGGGGCTGGCTTATGCTTTGGAGCAGGAGCAGTATGCACCGTTCCACTGTAAGGATGTCAATACCGCCTGCCGCGCGATTGAAACAGAGCGATTTGATTTAGCGATACTGGATCTGCAATTGCCGGACGGGACAGGCTTCGAGATTAGTCAAAAGCTAAAAAATACCAATACGGCAATTATTTTTCTGACCATTGTGGACGACGAAAACAAAATTGTGCAGGCCTTTGAAAACGGCGCTGCGGATTATATCACAAAACCTTTCCGGCTACGTGAGCTGCTGGCTCGGGTGAAACGAACCCTCAATAGCGGCTCCGGGGCAAATCAATCGCAGTTGGTGACCCTTGGAAAAGCAAACATTGACACCGCGGCTGGAAAAGTGTTTATCGGAACGGCGCCGGTCGAGTTGACTGCGCTGGAATATCGCTTGCTTTTAACCTTTGCGGCAAATAAGTCGCAGCTTCTTACCCGGACGCAAATTTTGGAAAGCATCTGGGACAACGGCGGTAATTTCGTGGAGGACAACACACTAACTGTCTATATTAAGCGGCTGCGCCAAAAGCTGGGAGACGCCGTTTCCATCGAAACAGTCAGGGGGGTTGGATATCGTGCTGATTAA
- a CDS encoding FtsX-like permease family protein → MRITAKLAYSQLKINRSRTIGALIAITLATALITAVCSFVASGNAMLVSFLGVNYGEYGNSYVALLLVPAILFGIIILSMAIIVISNVFRVSAGERVTQFGVLKCVGATKKQITNTVMYESILLSAIGIPLGILAGLLLTFVGIGVANHFLDDLNRLVHIMMNEITLSLSFVVSWKALLLAAAVCFLTVLLSAWLPAHKAAKASAIDCIRSTGEIKIDHKQVRTSPLIERLFGIEGTLAAKNIKRNRRNFRSTVIALAAGVILFVSLGELSGQANAIQSYIRLDIDQTVLTEYTSAYDRRMNEATGKKETVYIHPISSEQGNTIAQKLEEFDHTAIFGMGNDLDTYETILPGELISTPMQNVLAASDQLNKPELPVEMIVLDDTHYAALCEKAGVPFGSTILLNHYSYNDNGTKVDLVPFSPQMNAITLVKADGSSYELSIQGVLTQADMPKELFYPNTNPVRLIVPQAEVRGYSWYSAPSDVAGFITYANEVMAQTFPENTDASYMESGFNTRVYQVDDYMKVMNIAIVLASIFMYSFVLLLMLIGFTNVISTMSTNVRMRSREFAVLQSVGMTAAGLKQMLNLESVLCSLKALMYGLPVGIIVSIFINLPIRSMFPIPYALPWLAIVLCVLAVFLITWSTTRYAAHRLQKQNIIETIRSESGS, encoded by the coding sequence ATGAGGATCACGGCAAAGCTGGCATACAGCCAGCTGAAAATCAATCGTTCCCGCACCATCGGTGCCTTGATCGCCATCACCCTTGCGACGGCGCTGATTACCGCCGTATGCAGTTTTGTGGCCAGTGGCAATGCCATGCTGGTTAGCTTTTTAGGCGTGAATTATGGCGAATACGGCAACAGCTATGTGGCGCTGCTGCTTGTACCGGCAATTCTTTTCGGCATCATCATTCTTTCCATGGCGATCATCGTGATCTCCAATGTTTTCCGTGTCAGCGCCGGTGAGCGCGTGACGCAGTTTGGCGTTTTGAAATGCGTCGGTGCCACCAAAAAACAAATTACAAACACCGTTATGTACGAAAGTATTCTGCTTTCGGCAATTGGCATTCCTTTGGGCATCCTTGCGGGGTTGCTCTTAACCTTTGTTGGAATTGGTGTCGCAAATCATTTCCTGGATGATCTGAACCGTTTGGTTCACATCATGATGAACGAGATTACGCTGTCGCTTTCGTTTGTAGTATCCTGGAAAGCCCTGCTGCTAGCGGCGGCAGTTTGCTTTTTGACAGTGCTGCTTTCCGCATGGCTTCCGGCGCATAAGGCGGCGAAGGCTTCTGCCATTGATTGTATCCGCAGCACCGGAGAAATAAAAATTGACCACAAACAGGTGCGCACCAGTCCTTTGATCGAACGGCTTTTTGGTATTGAGGGAACGCTGGCCGCCAAAAATATCAAGCGTAACCGCCGAAATTTTCGTTCGACCGTGATTGCGCTGGCCGCCGGTGTCATATTATTCGTCAGCCTCGGGGAACTGAGCGGTCAGGCAAATGCCATCCAATCCTATATCCGGCTCGATATTGATCAAACCGTTTTGACAGAGTACACCTCTGCTTACGACAGGCGTATGAACGAAGCGACCGGTAAGAAGGAAACCGTTTATATCCATCCCATCAGCAGTGAACAGGGGAACACCATTGCCCAAAAGCTGGAAGAATTCGACCACACAGCGATTTTCGGCATGGGTAACGATCTTGACACCTATGAAACCATTTTGCCTGGAGAACTTATTTCTACACCGATGCAGAATGTATTAGCGGCTTCTGACCAGCTGAACAAACCGGAACTTCCGGTGGAGATGATCGTTTTGGATGATACCCATTATGCCGCGCTTTGCGAAAAGGCCGGTGTCCCTTTCGGCTCCACCATTTTGCTCAACCACTACAGCTATAACGACAACGGAACAAAGGTTGACCTGGTGCCGTTTTCGCCCCAAATGAACGCCATTACGCTTGTGAAAGCGGATGGAAGCAGCTATGAACTGTCGATACAGGGCGTCTTGACGCAGGCCGACATGCCAAAGGAGCTTTTTTATCCCAATACGAATCCGGTTCGTTTGATTGTGCCACAGGCCGAAGTTCGTGGCTACTCCTGGTATTCCGCCCCCTCTGATGTGGCGGGTTTTATCACGTATGCAAACGAAGTGATGGCACAGACATTCCCCGAAAATACGGATGCCTCTTATATGGAGTCCGGGTTTAATACACGGGTCTATCAAGTGGACGACTACATGAAGGTGATGAACATCGCCATTGTTCTGGCCTCGATCTTTATGTACAGCTTTGTTTTGCTTCTCATGCTAATCGGATTTACCAATGTGATCAGTACAATGTCCACCAATGTACGGATGCGCTCCCGTGAATTTGCCGTTTTACAGAGCGTAGGCATGACCGCGGCAGGATTGAAGCAGATGCTGAACCTCGAGAGTGTTTTATGTTCGCTGAAAGCGCTCATGTACGGCCTGCCCGTTGGAATTATCGTGAGCATTTTTATAAATTTACCGATTCGATCGATGTTTCCGATTCCGTATGCGTTGCCATGGCTTGCCATTGTGCTGTGCGTGTTAGCTGTATTTCTGATCACCTGGAGCACTACCCGCTATGCCGCCCATCGACTGCAAAAGCAGAATATCATTGAAACGATCCGGTCGGAAAGCGGGAGCTAA
- a CDS encoding ABC transporter ATP-binding protein, whose translation MAILEINGLTKTYGMGDNSVTALDHVSFSMNKGEFVAIIGASGSGKSTLMNLIGGIDQPTSGSVKIDGNEIYNLNESELAIFRRRNIGMIYQFYNLIPTLTTAENIMLPRLLDHRKPDPDKLSSILETIGLAERATHLPSELSGGQQQRVSVGRALINDPAFILADEPTGNLDSKASREIIDLLKLANKRSNQTLLVITHDEKIALQADRIITLGDGQILSDEVMKA comes from the coding sequence ATGGCAATATTAGAGATCAACGGCCTTACCAAAACATACGGCATGGGCGACAACAGCGTGACTGCCTTGGATCATGTAAGCTTCAGCATGAATAAGGGGGAATTTGTTGCAATCATCGGAGCCTCCGGTTCGGGCAAATCCACGCTCATGAATTTGATCGGCGGAATTGACCAGCCCACCTCTGGAAGCGTGAAAATCGACGGCAACGAAATCTACAACCTCAATGAGAGCGAACTTGCGATCTTCCGGCGCCGAAACATTGGGATGATCTATCAGTTCTACAACCTGATCCCCACCCTGACGACAGCGGAAAACATTATGCTGCCGCGTCTGCTGGATCACCGCAAGCCAGATCCGGATAAGCTTTCTTCGATTCTCGAAACGATTGGCCTTGCGGAGCGCGCAACGCATCTGCCCAGCGAATTATCCGGCGGCCAGCAGCAGCGGGTGTCGGTGGGCAGAGCGCTGATTAACGACCCGGCTTTTATTCTTGCCGATGAGCCTACAGGCAATCTGGACAGCAAAGCAAGCCGCGAGATTATCGACCTTTTGAAGCTTGCGAACAAGCGCAGCAATCAGACGCTGCTGGTCATTACCCATGATGAAAAGATAGCCTTGCAGGCAGACCGAATCATCACCCTCGGAGACGGTCAAATTCTTTCGGACGAGGTGATGAAGGCATGA
- a CDS encoding Fic family protein produces the protein MSVSVKKLPPAIELETKIVLKQLTRAHRALAELKGFAEMIPNKNILINAVTIIEAKDSSEIENIITTHDELFRAMSGENDQNPDAKEVVNYRSALWHGYQLVKDNGFLSTNMIIEVQGLIELNRAGIRKLPGTVLKNEATGEIVYTPPMGEQEIVGLLSNLEQYINMVAADDHIDPLVKLAVIHYQFESIHPFYDGNGRTGRIINVLYLVLQKLLDSPILYLSKYIIRNKATYYRLLQEVRVKENWEEWILFILKGIEETAIETLILVKEINKLMENTAEALKERLPKVYSKELVNLIFYEFYTKITYIEEGLKISRKTAAKYLSDLETEGFLASEKIGRERIYLNKSLFEIVKNSEKTFK, from the coding sequence ATGAGTGTTTCGGTAAAGAAACTACCGCCTGCTATTGAACTTGAGACTAAAATAGTATTAAAGCAATTAACCCGTGCCCATCGAGCCCTGGCGGAACTCAAAGGCTTTGCTGAGATGATACCGAATAAGAATATTTTGATCAATGCAGTGACAATCATTGAAGCAAAAGACAGCTCGGAAATAGAAAATATCATCACCACCCATGATGAATTATTTAGAGCAATGAGTGGAGAAAACGATCAGAATCCTGATGCAAAAGAAGTTGTAAATTACCGGTCGGCACTTTGGCATGGGTACCAATTGGTTAAAGACAACGGTTTTTTGTCAACGAATATGATTATTGAAGTGCAAGGGCTGATTGAACTGAATCGTGCCGGCATTCGGAAATTGCCAGGTACGGTGCTAAAAAATGAAGCAACTGGTGAAATCGTTTATACGCCGCCGATGGGCGAACAGGAAATTGTAGGTCTTTTATCTAATTTAGAACAATACATTAATATGGTAGCGGCTGATGATCACATTGATCCCCTTGTCAAGCTGGCAGTCATTCATTATCAATTTGAGTCGATTCATCCTTTTTATGATGGAAATGGAAGGACTGGCCGAATCATTAATGTTTTGTATTTAGTGTTGCAGAAACTTTTAGATAGCCCGATTCTATATTTGAGTAAATATATTATCCGAAATAAAGCAACTTACTATCGGTTACTCCAGGAAGTACGGGTTAAAGAAAACTGGGAAGAATGGATTTTATTTATCCTCAAAGGAATCGAAGAAACAGCGATTGAAACGCTGATATTAGTGAAAGAAATCAATAAACTGATGGAAAATACAGCAGAAGCGTTAAAGGAAAGACTGCCAAAAGTATATTCTAAAGAGCTGGTGAATTTGATCTTTTATGAATTTTACACCAAAATTACATATATTGAAGAAGGACTAAAGATCTCAAGAAAGACGGCCGCAAAGTATTTATCGGATTTGGAAACAGAGGGATTTTTAGCATCGGAAAAAATAGGACGTGAACGTATTTATCTGAATAAAAGCCTGTTTGAAATTGTCAAAAATTCCGAAAAAACATTCAAGTAA
- a CDS encoding YdiU family protein, protein MMEKNNIGWNLENSYAELPELFYTPLKLETVSAPKLVILNQRLAKDLGLDAEALVSQAGINILAGQALPANAKPIAQAYAGHQFGYFTMLGDGRAMLIGEQITPAGERFDIQLKGSGKTPYSRSGDGKAALGPMLREYLISEAMYYLGIPTSRSLAVVTTGDPVYREKTLQGAILTRVAASHIRVGTFEYAAQWGTIADVKALADYTINRHFPWLQSEQNVYLGLLDEVIKAQASLIAKWQLVGFIHGVMNTDNVFISGETIDYGPCAFMDHYDPETVFSSIDLQGRYAYRNQPNIDLWNLARLAETLIPLVDDNQEQALKLVEDSLRNFPSLFQVDWLQGMRLKLGITNEEPEDEKLIADLLGLMKQYQADYTNTFVDLTLDKILNKTQSSELYESDAFKNWLERWKACLERQEQTDQDIKKLMKQANPVVIPRNYQVEKVLQAANEQDDFKPLQQLLEVLQSPYDYNSLNQQYMTPPEPSNQPYKTYCGT, encoded by the coding sequence ATGATGGAAAAAAATAATATTGGTTGGAATTTGGAAAATAGTTACGCTGAACTGCCGGAATTATTCTATACCCCGCTTAAATTAGAAACGGTCAGCGCTCCGAAACTGGTTATTTTGAATCAGCGCTTAGCAAAAGATCTTGGTTTGGATGCTGAAGCGCTAGTTAGTCAGGCCGGGATCAATATCTTAGCCGGTCAGGCCTTACCGGCAAATGCAAAACCAATCGCCCAGGCTTATGCCGGTCATCAATTTGGCTATTTTACGATGCTCGGTGATGGTCGGGCAATGCTGATTGGCGAACAGATCACACCAGCCGGTGAGCGCTTTGATATCCAACTCAAAGGATCAGGAAAAACGCCTTATTCGCGCAGTGGCGATGGTAAAGCGGCGCTGGGACCGATGCTCAGGGAATATCTGATCAGTGAAGCGATGTATTATCTGGGCATTCCGACTTCCCGAAGTTTGGCGGTCGTGACAACAGGCGATCCGGTGTATCGCGAAAAAACTCTCCAAGGGGCGATTTTAACGCGGGTGGCGGCTAGTCATATTCGGGTCGGCACCTTTGAATATGCAGCTCAGTGGGGGACTATCGCCGATGTCAAAGCCCTGGCCGATTATACCATTAACCGCCATTTCCCCTGGCTTCAGTCGGAACAAAACGTTTATCTTGGGTTATTGGACGAAGTCATCAAAGCTCAGGCTTCCCTCATTGCGAAATGGCAGTTGGTGGGCTTTATTCATGGGGTCATGAATACCGATAATGTGTTCATCAGTGGCGAAACAATCGATTATGGTCCCTGTGCCTTTATGGATCACTATGATCCGGAAACGGTGTTTAGTTCCATTGATCTGCAGGGACGGTATGCCTATCGGAATCAACCCAATATTGACTTGTGGAATTTGGCCCGCTTGGCCGAAACCCTGATTCCGTTAGTCGATGACAATCAGGAACAGGCGCTTAAATTAGTCGAAGACTCACTGCGAAACTTTCCTTCATTGTTTCAGGTGGACTGGCTCCAGGGAATGCGCTTAAAACTGGGCATTACCAATGAAGAGCCGGAAGATGAGAAGCTGATTGCCGATTTATTGGGACTAATGAAGCAGTATCAAGCCGATTATACCAATACCTTTGTTGATTTAACGCTCGATAAAATCCTTAATAAAACCCAGTCATCTGAATTGTATGAAAGTGATGCCTTTAAAAATTGGCTGGAACGATGGAAGGCCTGTTTGGAAAGACAGGAGCAAACCGATCAAGACATCAAGAAGTTAATGAAACAAGCGAATCCGGTGGTCATCCCAAGAAATTATCAGGTTGAAAAAGTCTTACAAGCAGCTAACGAACAGGATGATTTTAAGCCCTTGCAGCAATTATTAGAAGTCCTTCAATCACCATACGATTACAATTCGCTTAATCAGCAATATATGACACCACCGGAACCGTCGAATCAGCCCTATAAAACGTATTGTGGGACGTGA
- a CDS encoding isochorismatase family protein, protein MQKKALVIIDIQNDITKNYKDVIDPINKAIDWAVNHTIHVIYIRHENLSAGTRTLKPNTHGSELASDLKIVSKNVFTKCKGNALSCEEFTDFISENEICDFYIAGADAVACVKSTCYNLRKANYGVNVLSDCVTSYDKRKIDEMLRYYESKGSKIICLNDLLI, encoded by the coding sequence ATGCAGAAAAAAGCCTTGGTAATAATCGATATTCAAAATGACATCACAAAGAATTACAAAGATGTTATTGACCCAATCAATAAAGCGATTGATTGGGCCGTCAATCATACTATTCATGTTATTTATATCCGGCATGAAAATTTATCAGCCGGCACGAGGACTCTTAAACCCAATACACATGGGTCTGAATTAGCTTCAGACTTGAAAATAGTATCAAAAAATGTTTTTACAAAATGCAAAGGAAACGCATTAAGCTGTGAAGAATTTACAGACTTTATTAGTGAAAATGAAATATGTGATTTCTACATAGCAGGAGCAGATGCTGTTGCTTGTGTTAAATCAACCTGTTACAACTTACGCAAAGCAAATTATGGGGTTAATGTCCTATCCGATTGCGTTACCAGTTATGATAAAAGGAAAATTGACGAAATGTTACGTTATTATGAAAGTAAAGGCAGTAAAATTATTTGTTTGAATGACCTCTTAATTTAA